The window AATCATTATCACCTGATCCTAACACCCGAGGACGCCGACCAACACGCCGACTTCATGGAGTTCGTCAACGGCAATCTCGCGCGCCTACGATACGTACTCTGGAACACCATCAAGGAGAATCTCGTCGCTCAGATCGCAGACTGGGAGGGACTCCACTGCGCCGAAGCGCTGATCGACGGCAGGCCGATGACCGGGACGTGGTACGACCGCGCCATCGAG is drawn from bacterium and contains these coding sequences:
- a CDS encoding DUF4419 domain-containing protein, whose product is MKVHAAVATSNHYHLILTPEDADQHADFMEFVNGNLARLRYVLWNTIKENLVAQIADWEGLHCAEALIDGRPMTGTWYDRAIE